One part of the Lapillicoccus jejuensis genome encodes these proteins:
- a CDS encoding carboxyl transferase domain-containing protein, giving the protein MDDVTTPSATPQDPATSTPPAPATTAAGTGPSGVRRFRRIAVVNRGESAMRLIHAVRELDAERGTRTEVVALHTEGERRAMFVREADLAVNLGPASARPYLDHAVLERALRECGADAAWVGWGFVAEDPAFAELCGRIGVTFVGPSPEAMRQLGDKIGSKLIAEEVGVPVAPWSRGAVDTLEDALQSAHHVGYPLMLKATAGGGGRGIRVITSDADLRDAYTRTRDEAERAFGSGVVFLEKLVTGARHVEVQVISDGQGTAWALGVRDCSVQRRNQKVIEESSSPLLAPDQVAELKASAERLAVQVGYAGAGTVEFLYHPTDRFFAFLEVNTRLQVEHPITEVTTDTDLVKLQLHVAGGGRLEGRPPVEQGHAIEARLNAEDPDRDFAPSPGRITLLTLPAGPGIRVDTGVAEGDSIPADFDSMIAKIIAYGRDRDEALGRLRRAMEDTTVVIEGGSTNKSFVLDLLDQHEVVRGEPQWCDTGWIDRVRSQGRLVAAAHSGVALVAAAIEAYDEQEQTEVARLLETARGGRPQVQHKGGRTVELKLRGTSYVVRVSRLGPQRFRVAVDDRPAIDADVERLDAHRSRLTLEGRRHRLVTATHGPVHLVEVDGVTHRVSRDEGGVLRSPAPALVVATPAAVGTEVAAGQPVLVLESMKMETVIPAPFAATVKELHVSAGSQVESGAPLVRLEPTGDAAEAVDTASDVDLDLPLPAPDGTAEERAREALTELSGMLLGYDVVPSGSGDALSTYLAARDELARQGGVPLEAETELLRLFADFAELSRNRPVVQEEHLENVVHSPREFFHTYLRTLDPERGGLTDDFRTKLARVLAHYGVTSFDRGRELDDAVFRIFLAQQRSTPDVTLASALLQRWTTEPRPTPPHDATAREVLDRLVLAAQLRFPLVGDLARSVRFRWFDQPLVDADRAAVLADVAAEVEDLAAHPDAADRAERIEQLAAIPEQIVRFLAARLDDELPEQEPMLEVLVRRHYREYDLTDVRSLGVDGRPFVVADYTLDDRPTHLVSTIGRVAELTPGSPLVTAVDARLAQAREGQQAVVDLYLRWPDLPADQGEAVSALREALEGVDFPRRVRRVALAVSRGGERAADTAYFTFRPDPEGTGLFEDDLVRGVHPMVGRRLALWRLRAFDLTRVDSPEDVVLLHAVAKDNPSDQRLVALAQVRQFGVVRDESGAITALPHVERAIAGCLEAIRRARAARGAAGARLDMNHVWLHVWPVIDAEVEQITALQDKIAPLTAGAGIEEILAEGRVLGPDGTPVPISARFSYRPGSGVTSKIDAPSTELLKPVDDYQQKVLRARRRGLVYPYELQNMITGEGGSAQELDLDDTGRLVPVDRAPGLNKAGIIAGLVTSPTRLHPEGVERVLLAGDPTKALGAVAEPECARIIAALDLAQEKGIPVEWYALSAGARISMDSGVENMDWVARALRRIIEFTQAGGEINIVVAGINVGAQPYWNAEATMLMHTKGILVMTPDSAMVLTGKQSLDFSGGVSAEDNFGIGGYDRVMGPNGQAQYWAPDLASALHVLLEHYDHAYVVPGSSGPKQVATSDPVDRDVSPYPHVLAGSDFTTVGDIFGAATNPDRKKAFDIRTVMRAVADQDHPVLERWAGMADAETAVVTDVHLGGIPVSLIGIESRSVPRRGIPPTDGPDAYTAGTLFPRSSKKVARAVNAASGNRPVVVLANLSGFDGSPESMRALQLEYGAEIGRAIVNFDGPIVFVVVSRYHGGAFVVFSKALNERMTVLAVDGSFASVLGGAPAAAVVFSADVDARTAADPRVTAAERALAEAGEHDRAAAQVALTDTRTSVRAEKLGEVASEFDGIHSIRRAVQVGSVDKVIQASDLRPEIVAALRASLG; this is encoded by the coding sequence ATGGACGACGTGACGACGCCTTCGGCGACCCCCCAGGACCCTGCCACCTCGACCCCGCCCGCACCCGCCACGACGGCCGCCGGGACCGGTCCCTCGGGCGTGCGCCGGTTCCGCCGGATCGCCGTGGTCAACCGCGGCGAGTCCGCGATGCGCCTCATCCACGCCGTCCGCGAGCTCGACGCCGAGCGCGGCACCCGCACCGAGGTCGTCGCCCTGCACACCGAGGGCGAGCGCCGCGCGATGTTCGTCCGCGAGGCCGACCTCGCCGTCAACCTCGGGCCCGCGAGCGCCCGCCCCTACCTCGACCACGCCGTGCTCGAGCGCGCGCTGCGCGAGTGCGGCGCCGACGCTGCCTGGGTCGGCTGGGGCTTCGTCGCCGAGGACCCGGCCTTCGCCGAGCTGTGCGGCCGGATCGGCGTGACCTTCGTCGGCCCGAGCCCCGAGGCGATGCGCCAGCTCGGCGACAAGATCGGCAGCAAGCTCATCGCCGAGGAGGTCGGCGTCCCCGTCGCGCCGTGGAGCCGGGGCGCCGTCGACACCCTCGAGGACGCGCTCCAGAGCGCGCACCACGTGGGCTACCCGCTCATGCTCAAGGCGACCGCCGGCGGCGGCGGGCGCGGCATCCGCGTCATCACCTCCGACGCCGACCTGCGCGACGCCTACACCCGCACCCGCGACGAGGCCGAGCGCGCGTTCGGCAGCGGCGTCGTCTTCCTCGAGAAGCTCGTCACCGGCGCCCGCCACGTCGAGGTCCAGGTCATCTCCGACGGCCAGGGCACCGCGTGGGCCCTCGGGGTGCGCGACTGCTCCGTGCAGCGGCGCAACCAGAAGGTCATCGAGGAGTCGTCCTCGCCGCTGCTCGCCCCCGACCAGGTCGCCGAGCTCAAGGCCAGCGCCGAGCGGCTCGCCGTCCAGGTCGGGTACGCCGGCGCGGGCACCGTCGAGTTCCTCTACCACCCGACCGACCGGTTCTTCGCCTTCCTCGAGGTCAACACCCGCCTGCAGGTCGAGCACCCGATCACCGAGGTGACGACCGACACCGACCTGGTCAAGCTGCAGCTGCACGTCGCCGGCGGCGGCCGGCTCGAGGGCCGCCCGCCGGTCGAGCAGGGCCACGCCATCGAGGCGCGGCTCAACGCGGAGGACCCCGACCGCGACTTCGCGCCGTCGCCCGGTCGGATCACCCTGCTCACGCTGCCCGCCGGCCCCGGCATCCGCGTCGACACCGGCGTGGCCGAGGGCGACAGCATCCCGGCCGACTTCGACTCGATGATCGCCAAGATCATCGCCTACGGCCGCGACCGCGACGAGGCCCTCGGGCGGCTGCGCCGGGCCATGGAGGACACGACCGTCGTCATCGAGGGCGGCTCGACCAACAAGAGCTTCGTCCTCGACCTGCTCGACCAGCACGAGGTCGTCCGCGGCGAGCCGCAGTGGTGCGACACCGGCTGGATCGACCGGGTCCGCTCCCAGGGCCGGCTCGTCGCCGCCGCGCACTCCGGCGTCGCGCTCGTCGCCGCCGCCATCGAGGCCTACGACGAGCAGGAGCAGACCGAGGTCGCGCGCCTGCTCGAGACCGCCCGCGGCGGGCGCCCGCAGGTGCAGCACAAGGGCGGGCGCACCGTCGAGCTCAAGCTGCGCGGGACGTCGTACGTCGTCCGGGTCAGCCGCCTCGGCCCGCAGCGCTTCCGCGTCGCCGTCGACGACCGGCCCGCGATCGACGCCGACGTCGAGCGCCTCGACGCGCACCGCAGCCGGCTCACCCTCGAGGGCCGCCGGCACCGCCTCGTCACCGCGACGCACGGCCCCGTCCACCTCGTCGAGGTCGACGGCGTCACCCACCGGGTCAGCCGCGACGAGGGCGGCGTCCTGCGCTCCCCCGCGCCGGCGCTCGTCGTCGCCACCCCGGCCGCCGTCGGCACCGAGGTGGCCGCGGGCCAGCCCGTCCTCGTCCTCGAGTCGATGAAGATGGAGACCGTCATCCCGGCGCCGTTCGCGGCGACGGTCAAGGAGCTGCACGTCTCGGCCGGCAGCCAGGTCGAGTCCGGTGCCCCGCTGGTGCGGCTCGAGCCGACCGGCGACGCGGCCGAGGCCGTCGACACCGCCTCCGACGTCGACCTCGACCTGCCGCTGCCCGCTCCCGACGGCACCGCCGAGGAGCGCGCGCGCGAGGCGCTCACCGAGCTGTCCGGCATGCTGCTCGGGTACGACGTCGTGCCGTCCGGCTCGGGCGACGCCCTCAGCACCTACCTCGCCGCCCGTGACGAGCTGGCCCGGCAGGGCGGGGTCCCGCTCGAGGCCGAGACCGAGCTGCTGCGCCTCTTCGCCGACTTCGCCGAGCTCTCGCGCAACCGGCCGGTCGTGCAGGAGGAGCACCTGGAGAACGTCGTGCACTCCCCGCGCGAGTTCTTCCACACCTACCTGCGCACCCTCGACCCGGAGCGCGGCGGGCTCACCGACGACTTCCGGACCAAGCTGGCCCGGGTGCTCGCGCACTACGGCGTCACCTCGTTCGACCGCGGCCGCGAGCTCGACGACGCGGTCTTCCGGATCTTCCTCGCCCAGCAGCGCTCGACGCCCGACGTCACGCTGGCCAGTGCGCTGCTGCAGCGCTGGACCACCGAGCCGCGCCCGACCCCGCCGCACGACGCCACCGCGCGCGAGGTGCTCGACCGGCTCGTGCTCGCCGCGCAGCTGCGCTTCCCGCTCGTCGGCGACCTGGCCCGCAGCGTGCGCTTCCGCTGGTTCGACCAGCCGCTCGTCGACGCCGACCGGGCCGCCGTGCTCGCCGACGTCGCCGCCGAGGTCGAGGACCTCGCCGCGCACCCGGACGCCGCCGACCGCGCCGAGCGGATCGAGCAGCTGGCCGCCATCCCCGAGCAGATCGTCCGCTTCCTCGCCGCGCGCCTCGACGACGAGCTGCCCGAGCAGGAGCCGATGCTCGAGGTCCTCGTCCGGCGGCACTACCGCGAGTACGACCTCACCGACGTCCGCTCGCTCGGGGTCGACGGGCGGCCCTTCGTCGTCGCCGACTACACGCTCGACGACCGGCCGACGCACCTCGTGTCGACCATCGGCCGGGTCGCCGAGCTCACCCCCGGCAGCCCGCTCGTCACGGCGGTCGACGCCCGGCTGGCGCAGGCCCGTGAGGGCCAGCAGGCCGTCGTCGACCTCTACCTGCGCTGGCCCGACCTGCCCGCCGACCAGGGCGAGGCGGTCTCGGCGCTGCGCGAGGCGCTCGAGGGCGTCGACTTCCCGCGCCGGGTGCGTCGGGTCGCCCTCGCCGTCTCCCGCGGCGGGGAGCGCGCGGCCGACACGGCGTACTTCACCTTCCGCCCCGACCCCGAGGGCACCGGCCTGTTCGAGGACGACCTCGTCCGCGGCGTGCACCCGATGGTCGGCCGGCGGCTGGCCCTGTGGCGGCTGCGCGCCTTCGACCTCACCCGCGTCGACTCGCCCGAGGACGTCGTGCTGCTGCACGCCGTCGCCAAGGACAACCCGTCCGACCAGCGCCTCGTCGCGCTGGCCCAGGTGCGTCAGTTCGGCGTCGTGCGCGACGAGTCGGGCGCCATCACGGCGCTGCCGCACGTCGAGCGCGCCATCGCCGGCTGCCTCGAGGCGATCCGGCGCGCCCGCGCCGCCCGCGGCGCCGCCGGCGCCCGGCTCGACATGAACCACGTGTGGCTGCACGTGTGGCCGGTCATCGACGCCGAGGTCGAGCAGATCACCGCGCTGCAGGACAAGATCGCCCCGCTCACCGCCGGCGCCGGGATCGAGGAGATCCTCGCCGAGGGCCGCGTCCTCGGGCCGGACGGGACGCCGGTGCCGATCTCGGCGCGGTTCTCCTACCGCCCGGGCTCGGGGGTCACCTCGAAGATCGACGCGCCCTCCACCGAGCTGCTCAAGCCCGTCGACGACTACCAGCAGAAGGTCCTGCGGGCCCGTCGCCGCGGCCTGGTCTACCCCTACGAGCTGCAGAACATGATCACCGGCGAGGGCGGCTCCGCGCAGGAGCTCGACCTCGACGACACGGGCCGGCTCGTCCCGGTCGACCGCGCCCCGGGCCTGAACAAGGCCGGGATCATCGCCGGCCTCGTCACCAGCCCGACCCGGCTGCACCCCGAGGGCGTCGAGCGCGTCCTGCTCGCCGGTGACCCGACCAAGGCGCTCGGCGCGGTCGCCGAGCCCGAGTGCGCCCGGATCATCGCCGCCCTCGACCTCGCGCAGGAGAAGGGCATCCCCGTCGAGTGGTACGCCCTCTCGGCCGGGGCGCGGATCTCGATGGACTCCGGCGTGGAGAACATGGACTGGGTGGCCCGCGCGCTGCGCCGGATCATCGAGTTCACCCAGGCGGGCGGCGAGATCAACATCGTCGTCGCGGGCATCAACGTCGGCGCCCAGCCGTACTGGAACGCCGAGGCGACGATGCTCATGCACACCAAGGGCATCCTCGTCATGACGCCCGACTCGGCGATGGTCCTCACCGGCAAGCAGTCGCTCGACTTCTCCGGCGGCGTCTCCGCCGAGGACAACTTCGGCATCGGCGGCTACGACCGCGTCATGGGCCCCAACGGCCAGGCGCAGTACTGGGCCCCGGACCTCGCGAGCGCGCTGCACGTGCTTCTCGAGCACTACGACCACGCGTACGTCGTCCCCGGCTCGAGCGGTCCCAAGCAGGTCGCGACGAGCGACCCGGTCGACCGTGACGTGTCGCCGTACCCGCACGTCCTCGCCGGCAGCGACTTCACCACGGTCGGCGACATCTTCGGCGCGGCGACCAACCCCGACCGCAAGAAGGCCTTCGACATCCGCACCGTCATGCGGGCCGTCGCCGACCAGGACCACCCGGTCCTCGAGCGCTGGGCCGGCATGGCCGACGCGGAGACCGCCGTCGTCACCGACGTGCACCTCGGGGGGATCCCGGTCTCGCTCATCGGGATCGAGTCCCGCTCGGTGCCGCGGCGGGGCATCCCGCCGACGGACGGCCCCGACGCCTACACCGCCGGGACGCTGTTCCCGCGCTCGAGCAAGAAGGTCGCGCGGGCCGTCAACGCCGCGAGCGGCAACCGTCCCGTCGTCGTCCTGGCCAACCTGTCCGGCTTCGACGGCTCCCCGGAGTCGATGCGGGCGCTGCAGCTGGAGTACGGCGCCGAGATCGGCCGGGCCATCGTCAACTTCGACGGCCCGATCGTCTTCGTCGTCGTCTCGCGCTACCACGGCGGTGCCTTCGTCGTGTTCTCCAAGGCGCTCAACGAGCGGATGACGGTGCTCGCCGTCGACGGCTCGTTCGCGTCGGTCCTCGGCGGCGCCCCCGCCGCGGCCGTCGTGTTCAGCGCCGACGTCGACGCCCGCACCGCCGCCGACCCGCGGGTCACCGCGGCCGAGCGGGCGCTGGCCGAGGCCGGGGAGCACGACCGGGCGGCGGCCCAGGTGGCCCTCACCGACACCCGCACCTCGGTGCGCGCGGAGAAGCTGGGCGAGGTGGCGTCGGAGTTCGACGGGATCCACAGCATCCGCCGCGCCGTGCAGGTAGGGTCCGTCGACAAGGTCATCCAGGCGTCGGACCTGCGCCCCGAGATCGTCGCGGCGCTGCGGGCCTCGCTCGGCTGA
- the eno gene encoding phosphopyruvate hydratase, translated as MATIEAVGAREILDSRGNPTVEVEVALDDGTIARAAVPSGASTGAFEASERRDGDDGRYLGKGVQGAVDAVLDDIHPRLVGFEASEQRLVDAEMIELDGSPNKATLGANAILGVSLAVARAAADSSGLPLFRYLGGPNAHVLPVPMMNILNGGAHADSNVDIQEFMVAPIGAPSFREALRWGAEVYHALKSVLKARGLATGLGDEGGFAPSLESNRAALDLILEAIEKAGYTPGTDIALALDVAATEFHEEGGTYRFEGESRTSEQMVDYYADLVASYPLVSIEDPLDEEDWDGWKAMTDRLGSSVQIVGDDLFVTNPERLQRGISSGTANALLVKVNQIGSLTETLDAVALAQSNGYRCMMSHRSGETEDTTIADLAVATNCGQIKTGAPARSERVAKYNQLLRIEEELDNAALYAGAGAFPRFAGWTPAAQD; from the coding sequence GTGGCCACCATCGAGGCAGTCGGCGCCCGCGAGATCCTCGACTCGCGCGGCAACCCCACCGTCGAGGTCGAGGTGGCGCTGGACGACGGCACGATCGCCCGCGCGGCGGTCCCGTCCGGCGCGTCGACCGGCGCCTTCGAGGCGTCCGAGCGTCGCGACGGCGACGACGGCCGGTACCTCGGCAAGGGCGTCCAGGGCGCCGTCGACGCGGTGCTCGACGACATCCACCCGCGCCTGGTCGGTTTCGAGGCGTCCGAGCAGCGGCTCGTCGACGCCGAGATGATCGAGCTCGACGGATCGCCCAACAAGGCCACCCTCGGTGCCAACGCCATCCTCGGCGTCTCGCTGGCCGTGGCCCGCGCCGCCGCGGACTCGTCCGGGCTGCCGCTCTTCCGCTACCTCGGGGGCCCCAACGCGCACGTGCTGCCCGTGCCGATGATGAACATCCTCAACGGCGGCGCCCACGCCGACTCCAACGTCGACATCCAGGAGTTCATGGTCGCCCCGATCGGTGCGCCGTCCTTCCGTGAGGCGCTGCGCTGGGGCGCGGAGGTCTACCACGCGCTGAAGTCGGTGCTCAAGGCCCGCGGCCTGGCCACCGGTCTCGGCGACGAGGGCGGCTTCGCCCCGAGCCTGGAGAGCAATCGCGCCGCGCTCGACCTCATCCTCGAGGCCATCGAGAAGGCCGGCTACACCCCGGGCACCGACATCGCGCTCGCGCTCGACGTCGCCGCGACCGAGTTCCACGAGGAGGGCGGCACCTACCGCTTCGAGGGCGAGTCGCGCACCTCCGAGCAGATGGTCGACTACTACGCCGACCTCGTCGCGTCGTACCCCCTCGTCTCGATCGAGGACCCGCTCGACGAGGAGGACTGGGACGGCTGGAAGGCGATGACGGACCGTCTCGGCTCCTCGGTCCAGATCGTCGGCGACGACCTCTTCGTCACCAACCCCGAGCGGCTCCAGCGCGGCATCTCGTCGGGCACGGCCAACGCGCTGCTCGTCAAGGTCAACCAGATCGGCTCGCTCACCGAGACCCTCGACGCCGTCGCTCTCGCGCAGAGCAACGGCTACCGCTGCATGATGAGCCACCGCTCCGGCGAGACCGAGGACACGACGATCGCCGACCTCGCCGTCGCGACGAACTGCGGCCAGATCAAGACCGGCGCGCCGGCCCGGTCCGAGCGGGTGGCCAAGTACAACCAGCTGCTGCGCATCGAGGAGGAGCTCGACAACGCGGCCCTGTACGCCGGCGCGGGCGCCTTCCCGCGCTTCGCGGGGTGGACCCCGGCCGCGCAGGACTGA
- a CDS encoding DUF501 domain-containing protein, with product MSRQRGRPMRGVVAVAHRCPCGEPDVVRTAPRLPDGTPFPTSFYATCPRLTGALSTLESQGLMREMQDRLGAEPELATAYLAAHEDYLRRRAELGSVEEIDGISAGGMPDRVKCLHVLAAHSLGVGPGVNPLGDEALALLGPWWEPTSCAQQAAEDPAS from the coding sequence ATGTCCCGCCAGCGCGGCCGGCCGATGCGCGGGGTCGTCGCCGTCGCGCACCGCTGCCCGTGCGGCGAGCCCGACGTCGTGCGGACCGCGCCGCGGCTGCCCGACGGCACGCCGTTCCCGACGTCCTTCTACGCGACCTGCCCGCGGCTGACCGGGGCGCTGAGCACGCTCGAGAGCCAGGGCCTCATGCGCGAGATGCAGGACCGGCTGGGCGCCGAGCCCGAGCTGGCGACGGCATACCTCGCCGCCCACGAGGACTACCTGCGCCGCCGTGCCGAGCTCGGCTCGGTCGAGGAGATCGACGGCATCTCCGCCGGCGGCATGCCCGACCGGGTCAAGTGCCTGCACGTCCTCGCCGCGCACTCCCTCGGCGTCGGACCCGGCGTCAACCCGCTCGGCGACGAGGCGCTCGCGCTGCTCGGGCCGTGGTGGGAGCCGACGAGCTGCGCCCAGCAGGCCGCGGAGGACCCGGCGTCGTGA
- a CDS encoding uracil-DNA glycosylase, with protein sequence MPQATQGPTGDVRPHPLTGDLFPSPVPPGTGWPGDPADAATPVAATPAQVRRLAAAAPDVAQLDARISVCRACPRLVQWRESVATTGRRASFADQPYWGRPGPGFGDPDEEAVEVLVLGLAPAANGTNRTGRMFTGDRSGDWLYAALHRGGFADRPTSVHAGDGQRLRGMRIVATVRCAPPANTPTTLEKETCAPWLDRDLELSAPRLRSMLALGSIAWDAALGAARRRGWEVPRPKPRFGHGAEVGLGTPYGVVRLVGSYHVSQQNTFTGKLTEAMLDDVVARL encoded by the coding sequence ATGCCGCAGGCCACGCAGGGACCGACCGGCGACGTGCGGCCGCACCCGCTGACGGGCGACCTCTTCCCCTCCCCGGTCCCGCCGGGGACGGGCTGGCCGGGCGACCCGGCGGACGCCGCGACCCCGGTCGCCGCCACCCCCGCGCAGGTACGACGCCTCGCCGCCGCCGCGCCCGACGTCGCGCAGCTCGACGCCCGGATCTCCGTGTGCCGGGCCTGCCCGCGGCTCGTGCAGTGGCGCGAGTCGGTCGCGACGACGGGGCGCCGTGCGTCGTTCGCCGACCAGCCCTACTGGGGCCGTCCGGGCCCGGGCTTCGGCGACCCGGACGAGGAGGCCGTCGAGGTCCTCGTCCTCGGCCTCGCGCCGGCGGCCAACGGCACCAACCGCACGGGCCGGATGTTCACCGGCGACCGCTCCGGCGACTGGCTGTACGCCGCCCTGCACCGCGGGGGGTTCGCCGACCGGCCGACCAGCGTGCACGCCGGCGACGGGCAGCGGCTGCGCGGGATGCGGATCGTCGCGACCGTGCGCTGCGCCCCGCCCGCCAACACGCCGACGACGCTCGAGAAGGAGACCTGCGCCCCGTGGCTCGACCGCGACCTCGAGCTCTCGGCCCCGCGGCTGCGCTCGATGCTCGCGCTCGGCTCGATCGCGTGGGACGCGGCGCTCGGCGCCGCCCGCCGCCGCGGCTGGGAGGTGCCGCGACCCAAGCCGCGGTTCGGGCACGGCGCCGAGGTGGGCCTCGGGACGCCGTACGGCGTCGTGCGGCTGGTCGGAAGCTACCACGTCAGCCAGCAGAACACCTTCACCGGCAAGCTCACCGAGGCGATGCTCGACGATGTCGTCGCGCGGCTGTGA
- a CDS encoding FtsB family cell division protein yields the protein MDRTARPGRPAGRATSATPRPRAPRPASGRTTTARPSAARTTSPRPGPAARRPAEASRGRTPQPVEPTSSKAWVRGAVLATIVVMLLVTLVPTARSVIRQRSQIAQLHSTIAAQEADVAAQQAELARWQDPAYVEQQARERLKFVKPGEKSYSVIDPADAAPSLPSGASVAAPSSSGTLPWYGALWKSVQLADQPTAGMEPVAP from the coding sequence ATGGACCGGACCGCACGACCCGGCCGCCCGGCCGGGCGGGCCACGTCCGCCACCCCCCGTCCCCGGGCCCCGCGACCGGCGTCCGGCCGGACGACGACGGCACGCCCGAGCGCCGCCCGCACGACGAGCCCGCGCCCCGGCCCGGCCGCCCGACGCCCGGCCGAGGCCTCCCGGGGCCGCACGCCGCAGCCGGTCGAGCCGACCTCGTCCAAGGCCTGGGTGCGCGGCGCCGTCCTCGCGACGATCGTCGTCATGCTGCTCGTCACGCTCGTCCCGACCGCGCGGTCGGTCATCCGGCAGCGCAGCCAGATCGCCCAGCTCCACTCGACGATCGCCGCGCAGGAGGCCGACGTCGCCGCGCAGCAGGCCGAGCTGGCCCGCTGGCAGGACCCGGCCTACGTCGAGCAGCAGGCCCGGGAGCGGCTGAAGTTCGTCAAGCCGGGGGAGAAGTCGTACTCCGTCATCGACCCCGCCGACGCGGCCCCGTCGCTGCCCTCGGGAGCCAGCGTCGCCGCGCCGTCGTCCTCGGGCACCCTGCCCTGGTACGGCGCGCTGTGGAAGTCCGTGCAGCTGGCCGACCAGCCCACCGCCGGCATGGAGCCGGTCGCCCCGTGA
- a CDS encoding exopolyphosphatase → MTSRSVRVGAVDCGTNSIRLLVADVDEAGGLTDVVRDVEVVRLGYGVDRTGRIDPAAMERTLAQSRRYADACADAGVGAVRFVATSASRDAENAAEFVAGVREAFARWDVAPEVVTGAEEAALSFRGATGDLRAAGVAAPYLVVDLGGGSTELARGTDTVEAALSVDVGSVRLHERHLAGDPPTPEQVEAARADVDVALDAADAAVDLGSVRALVGLAGSVTTITAHRLRLPAYDAAAVHLATCSPDEARAASLDLLHATRAERAALPYVHPGRVDVIGAGALVWERVVARVEARSAPYRSGEPLLVVTSEHDILDGIALTAAERLR, encoded by the coding sequence GTGACCTCGCGGTCCGTGCGGGTGGGCGCCGTCGACTGCGGCACCAACTCGATCCGACTGCTCGTCGCCGACGTCGACGAGGCGGGCGGGCTCACCGACGTCGTGCGCGACGTCGAGGTCGTCCGGCTCGGCTACGGCGTCGACCGCACCGGCCGGATCGACCCGGCGGCGATGGAGCGCACCCTCGCGCAGAGCCGCCGGTACGCCGACGCGTGCGCGGACGCCGGGGTGGGCGCCGTGCGCTTCGTCGCGACGTCGGCGTCCCGGGACGCCGAGAACGCGGCCGAGTTCGTCGCGGGCGTGCGCGAGGCGTTCGCCCGCTGGGACGTCGCGCCCGAGGTCGTCACCGGCGCCGAGGAGGCGGCCCTGTCGTTCCGCGGCGCGACGGGCGACCTGCGCGCGGCGGGGGTCGCGGCGCCGTACCTCGTCGTCGACCTGGGCGGCGGCTCGACCGAGCTGGCCCGCGGCACCGACACCGTCGAGGCGGCGCTGTCGGTCGACGTCGGCAGCGTCCGGCTGCACGAGCGGCACCTGGCCGGTGACCCGCCGACGCCGGAGCAGGTCGAGGCGGCCCGGGCCGATGTCGACGTGGCCCTCGACGCCGCCGACGCGGCCGTCGACCTCGGGTCGGTGCGCGCCCTGGTCGGCCTCGCCGGGTCGGTCACGACGATCACGGCGCACCGCCTGCGGCTGCCGGCGTACGACGCCGCGGCCGTCCACCTCGCGACGTGCTCGCCGGACGAGGCCCGCGCCGCGTCGCTCGACCTGCTGCACGCGACCCGCGCGGAGCGGGCCGCGCTGCCCTACGTGCACCCGGGCCGGGTCGACGTCATCGGCGCCGGCGCGCTGGTGTGGGAGCGGGTCGTGGCCCGCGTCGAGGCCCGCAGCGCGCCGTACCGGAGCGGGGAGCCGCTGCTCGTCGTGACGAGCGAGCACGACATCCTCGACGGGATCGCGCTCACCGCCGCCGAGCGCCTGCGCTGA